A genome region from Gossypium hirsutum isolate 1008001.06 chromosome A04, Gossypium_hirsutum_v2.1, whole genome shotgun sequence includes the following:
- the LOC107947937 gene encoding TIR-only protein, producing the protein MHMQRYSSAAIMNLHRNFLARQTPMKTKMVNPFMESKNACDVFINHRGIDTKRTIATLLYDHLSWLNLQPFLDNKNMKPRDKLFDNIDNATRNCKIGVSVFSPNYCKSYFCLHELALFMESKKKVIPIFCDIKPSELRIVNNGNVPSKDLERFNLALEEAKYTVGLTFDSSKGNLSDVVKNASEIVIESLIEMESEQKLIKSSRNTPMAL; encoded by the exons ATGCATATGCAACGTTATTCCTCCGCTGCCATAATGAATCTCCACCGAAATTTTCTTGCTCGCCAAACACCGATGAAGACCAAGATGGTGAATCCCTTTATGGAAAGCAAAAATGCTTGTGATGTTTTCATTAACCATAGAGGGATCGACACCAAGAGAACTATAGCCACCTTACTCTACGACCACCTTTCATGGCTAAACCTACAACCTTTCTTGGACAACAAGAACATGAAACCCAGAGAtaagttgttcgacaacatcgACAACGCGACACGGAATTGTAAGATCGGGGTCTCGGTTTTCTCGCCTAATTATTGCAAATCCTACTTTTGTCTTCATGAATTGGCTCTATTCATGGAGTCCAAGAAGAAGGTTATTCCAATCTTTTGCGACATTAAACCTTCGGAACTCCGTATTGTGAACAATGGCAATGTTCCTTCGAAAGATTTAGAAAGGTTCAATTTGGCTCTTGAGGAAGCTAAATATACCGTAGGACTCACGTTCGACTCTTCAAAAGG GAATTTGTCTGATGTCGTGAAAAATGCTTCCGAAATTGTTATCGAAAGCTTGATTGAGATGGAAAGCGAGCAAAAGCTGATTAAGAGCTCAAGGAATACTCCAATGGCTCTTTGA